One window of Pseudacidobacterium ailaaui genomic DNA carries:
- a CDS encoding Ig-like domain repeat protein translates to MKVLSRTLAVLVLAGAQSLLAQSSGSITQTVNKRNTLGSLSAVQSLPSDNVPLTPNMPVGTELVFTYQLFAGGAPAPTTEPLTVYDTQNGTPVQLIPVNPQLTTVPGSNLLPYSQVDLSNGWAIAGTSSNVNVVVGNAGGPDGSTPTEFSNMAPSALASTITFQDNVSGVQYVVSGVSAPSYAGQTMTYSVWGYSSAGTTITLSLADGSGAAEGSASCALPAGTWTRCSVTATFATSAATGFTAAIKGTAGSSVVLWGNQVEQASVPGPYVATVGIARLNVATEQYSFAYDDFDAGAHSVTVRYGGDANLVASTSNAVAFTFGKGTATASVADAPAGTSVYGQAVTLTASVTAPQIAPTGTVTFLDGTTTLGTAALGTSCTSSVNGTATQYTCTATLTLDGTGGTKLLAQGSHSITVAYQGDSNFESVTSSAITHTVTAAAASSALNTSVTSSLNPSTYGDAVVITAKVTVNSSFTTSPLPLSGTITITDGSTTLGTINCASQSSSTCVGSVTIPGTNGTYTDTLFNAGSHTITATYSGDPNYQ, encoded by the coding sequence ATGAAGGTTCTCTCACGCACCCTAGCTGTGCTTGTACTGGCGGGGGCGCAATCTCTGCTAGCGCAATCGTCCGGTAGCATCACGCAGACCGTGAACAAGCGCAATACACTCGGCTCACTGAGCGCAGTACAGAGTCTGCCCAGTGACAATGTTCCTCTTACGCCAAACATGCCAGTGGGAACGGAGCTGGTCTTTACCTATCAATTGTTTGCAGGGGGTGCACCAGCACCGACGACCGAACCATTGACGGTGTATGACACGCAGAACGGGACACCCGTACAGCTGATACCGGTCAATCCGCAACTCACCACAGTACCTGGGTCCAATCTGCTGCCGTATTCGCAAGTTGATCTCTCGAACGGATGGGCAATTGCCGGCACGTCTTCCAACGTCAACGTAGTAGTCGGCAATGCAGGCGGCCCGGATGGAAGTACGCCGACAGAGTTCAGCAATATGGCGCCAAGCGCTTTGGCCAGCACTATAACCTTTCAGGACAATGTATCGGGTGTGCAATATGTTGTGTCAGGGGTGTCCGCTCCATCGTATGCCGGGCAAACAATGACCTATTCCGTGTGGGGGTATTCCTCTGCCGGCACCACAATTACGCTGTCTCTTGCAGATGGGTCAGGCGCTGCGGAGGGATCTGCGTCATGCGCTCTTCCGGCTGGTACCTGGACCCGCTGCTCGGTCACAGCGACCTTTGCCACTTCCGCAGCTACGGGCTTCACTGCGGCCATCAAAGGCACTGCTGGCTCCAGCGTTGTGCTCTGGGGCAACCAAGTGGAACAGGCCAGCGTGCCGGGACCATATGTGGCGACAGTAGGGATCGCTCGGCTCAACGTTGCGACGGAACAATACTCATTTGCATACGATGACTTTGATGCGGGCGCACATAGCGTCACGGTGCGATACGGTGGCGACGCCAACTTGGTAGCGTCCACCTCGAATGCTGTGGCATTTACCTTTGGCAAAGGCACTGCGACAGCTTCCGTCGCTGATGCTCCAGCAGGCACGAGTGTATATGGCCAAGCCGTGACTTTGACGGCATCTGTGACAGCCCCGCAAATCGCACCTACGGGGACAGTGACATTCCTTGACGGGACTACGACCCTGGGTACCGCCGCACTGGGCACTTCCTGCACGAGCTCAGTAAATGGCACCGCGACCCAGTACACGTGCACGGCCACACTAACACTGGATGGGACAGGTGGGACGAAACTCCTTGCTCAGGGGTCTCACTCTATCACGGTGGCTTATCAGGGTGATAGTAACTTCGAGTCTGTAACATCGTCGGCCATCACGCATACCGTGACAGCAGCTGCGGCCAGTAGTGCTCTGAACACCAGCGTAACTAGTTCGCTCAATCCCTCGACTTATGGCGATGCAGTCGTCATCACAGCGAAGGTAACAGTGAACTCGTCCTTCACTACATCGCCGCTGCCATTGTCCGGAACAATCACCATTACAGATGGGTCGACCACTTTGGGTACGATTAACTGCGCATCGCAGTCGTCGTCCACCTGTGTTGGGTCTGTGACGATTCCGGGTACCAATGGTACCTATACGGACACGCTGTTTAATGCGGGATCTCACACGATCACTGCCACCTACAGCGGTGATCCCAACTACCAATAA
- a CDS encoding sigma-70 family RNA polymerase sigma factor yields MEPSHDHAVTDALVISLLPTVKGLATQIHRHCPQHDYQDLVSAGICGLMEAVRRYNPGQEHSLERFAFARIKGAMIDSIRAEDPASRGSRQQAREIEEAIRRLSIIFGRGPTEIEVASYLNLPLGRYQAQLAQLWQLRNIHLDPAQDVSFLPIAQRSPYPNGMNPHECYERKEVTQILVRYISGLPAREQTVIKLYYYEELTLKEIGIRLGITESYASKIHARALLLLKAAAQQNLKADAMGHPGKRPKRDGKKSVFRSKCSEFRAAS; encoded by the coding sequence ATGGAACCAAGTCACGATCATGCAGTGACGGATGCGCTGGTGATTTCTTTGTTGCCAACGGTAAAGGGCCTGGCCACCCAGATTCACAGGCATTGTCCACAGCACGACTATCAGGATTTGGTGTCTGCCGGTATATGCGGACTTATGGAAGCAGTCCGGCGGTACAATCCAGGACAGGAGCACTCGCTAGAGCGCTTTGCTTTCGCGCGAATTAAAGGGGCCATGATTGACAGCATTCGCGCCGAAGACCCTGCCAGCCGCGGTTCGCGGCAACAGGCGCGCGAGATTGAGGAGGCCATCCGGAGACTGAGCATCATCTTCGGCCGCGGCCCTACAGAAATCGAGGTCGCTTCCTACCTCAATCTCCCTCTGGGTCGGTATCAAGCACAGCTTGCGCAATTGTGGCAATTGCGCAACATCCACCTCGATCCAGCTCAGGATGTTTCCTTCCTTCCAATAGCGCAGCGATCGCCATACCCGAACGGAATGAATCCGCATGAGTGCTACGAGCGGAAGGAGGTAACACAGATTTTGGTGCGCTATATCTCAGGGCTTCCCGCTCGGGAACAAACTGTGATCAAGCTCTACTACTATGAAGAGCTGACGCTGAAAGAGATAGGGATACGCTTGGGAATCACCGAAAGCTACGCTTCGAAAATTCATGCGCGCGCCCTTTTACTTCTGAAAGCCGCTGCCCAGCAAAACCTTAAGGCTGACGCCATGGGACATCCGGGGAAAAGACCGAAACGTGACGGTAAAAAGTCAGTGTTTCGTAGCAAATGTAGTGAGTTTCGCGCTGCGAGTTAG
- a CDS encoding Ig-like domain-containing protein has translation MALLLANSYRLFADRSATYVQVVNKASTAIAVAVADSPIAPGQQGHFTASVLPIVPSAPTGSIAFQAIGVHTGTMLSSGPVTVSLAGTALWAPVFSIADDYTITATYSGDPNYASSSSSSIETVAWPGSPDFSLQLPSDIKVLAGQSVSTSIGLTPKNGFHGTVDISCTGAPDQSSCNVSGPIVVTQNEAAKTATLSITTAASMVTMTGTLFFAGLLAGGCRRMSIRWLGALCAIGMIASISGCAVSTRYLQSNGTPPGKYPLTITAQCGSITHTGTVYLTVAANGK, from the coding sequence ATGGCGCTTCTTCTCGCCAACAGTTACCGTCTTTTTGCCGACCGCAGTGCAACGTACGTGCAAGTGGTCAACAAAGCATCGACGGCGATTGCAGTGGCCGTCGCAGACAGCCCGATTGCTCCAGGCCAACAAGGCCATTTCACGGCGTCGGTGCTTCCGATCGTGCCATCAGCGCCTACGGGATCGATCGCCTTTCAGGCCATCGGTGTGCATACAGGAACCATGCTATCCAGTGGCCCGGTCACGGTATCACTCGCCGGCACTGCTCTCTGGGCGCCCGTGTTTTCGATCGCCGATGATTACACGATCACTGCCACCTACAGCGGTGATCCCAACTATGCGTCATCGTCATCTTCTTCAATTGAAACAGTGGCGTGGCCAGGGAGTCCTGATTTCTCGCTGCAACTTCCGTCGGATATCAAAGTGCTCGCCGGACAATCTGTGAGCACTTCGATCGGGCTCACACCCAAAAATGGATTCCACGGCACAGTAGATATCTCCTGCACCGGCGCACCAGATCAAAGTTCCTGTAACGTGAGCGGGCCCATCGTCGTAACTCAGAATGAAGCGGCAAAGACAGCGACACTCTCGATTACAACGGCAGCCAGCATGGTGACAATGACAGGCACGCTGTTTTTTGCGGGTTTGCTGGCTGGAGGATGCCGAAGAATGTCCATAAGATGGCTCGGCGCTCTTTGTGCCATTGGGATGATAGCATCCATCTCTGGATGTGCGGTTAGCACTCGTTATCTCCAATCCAACGGTACGCCACCGGGAAAATATCCCTTAACAATCACAGCACAGTGCGGATCGATTACCCACACCGGCACTGTATATCTGACGGTCGCCGCGAACGGCAAGTGA
- a CDS encoding Ig-like domain repeat protein, translating to MMYSAKRGAAYVLTGTVTSDPVSDAVPGRFLVGKATPADSIVALRFAADGGVLPYIYLNNLQGGFLSGAPLAFPDGELSSSALLVSGDLDGDGSDDIGIVDPSRETFWFGRGDGSGAFQFSKLTGLPAGISSAAFSRINDTGVVVLRTPDGLAVVGGFGSHLFVQGLQAQPGAQFFDDLFGRGHAILGLADSDGLKVMDASTTQSAILTASTCSIENALPASVATSGRSLAKDLLVVSDCGQTRTVRLLVNPADVIVGTVLGDYGKLSDNGVSIGVVVHSVAGTQAPSGDVVLGYEGKVFQRKSLEDGKAVFHIQLQAGVNHLAVYYSGDQQYAPYRAKFTVRLPSPSPNRPPSQPLAQPGEQLSLRKQWDGLVFDQRSEERVRFLATANHLSGSFWLANGPSSENCIQDQFDGIQLTNCTASAPAYTATVYSNTKAYITFQDNSYDCGGETGICNTGYSTYSSSVTDNGVALDSLTPTQATEQGWCNDPYGDGTCAGGSGIEETQEQYQTAWGPNLTVGSHNLVVRWSNGDSYSFTENVLPAISWSTPAPIPVGTPLSSTQLSATFHESGSCSYNYPNGYVFASPGTYTLTVTCNPSDTTDYAQATASVSLVVQGKATPTLRVSCSPTTITYGLQTTTCSSSLTGGSSPTGSESWTINGTTWTSTGINGSVSGLSGKSPGTYTITATYSGDANNNSVSASQTVTIQKAPSSISAVCSPNPVTFGNSYTCTATVTAGATGTVTWPSVFGGQTTTLSGGTTSTSLQPATANAGTYTGTVVYNGDGVYGSSSTSITLVVSKATPSISLSATPNPSTYGAGVTLTATVTAGATGTVTFLDGTTPLGTGTISNAVAMISVAGLSPGTHTITATYSGDANNNSVSASQTVTVNAAVALACSPGTTTIGTKISCTATVPAADGTVYFFWPSTLTGEWWNGTSTSWYPGNGGRLASPPVAITHDATLNYNVAPSQSGMPNSWPNALAAPSGVNQTYVYARWTGSFVSPVSGTYTIGVNSDDGANVFVNGTQLVANLAGVQGAASNLTYMQSGTIALTAGAVNTIVVEYQQGVGPGGIQLLWTIPGSTTPTLLGWGAIPVNTSQQASISGELLTAGSSTVTAVWSGDSNYSSASATATITATAGSSDTIASSTNPSTVGQSVTFSGLVHTGGPAPTSSVVFADNGTNLSSQGVSALSTFNMVPDSNFYGASYWSRPGAMSIAQISIGSGTSGAFAYSGTGSSVSGIWSQSMTMAVTAGQTYTLSGYIDASQVTAGCPQWEVTDPSRTTVYGSICPMAGSKGRFSVTFTVPNGVTSAVVLAGATNMTVSAGGMVYWAQPQLESAAAAGPYILTDAVPRAGYGGQASYSTSTLAPGTHPITMAYQGDPLVSSSTSLSLQQVVQKAPSSISAVCSPNPVTFGNSYTCTATVTAGATGTVTWPSVFGGQTTTLSGGTTSTSLQPATANAGTYTGTVVYNGDGVYGSSSTSITLVVSKATPSISLSATPNPSTYGAGVTLTATVTAGATGTVTFLDGTTPLGTGTISNAVAMISVAGLSPGTHTITATYSGDANNNGVTSTTLTQVVNKAPVTVTGKSTPNPSTYGDTITLTFQFSGAGAVPTGTATISVDGTALATVPLDTSGNAHYTTSSLTAGSHTIVATYNGNSNYF from the coding sequence ATGATGTACAGCGCCAAGCGCGGGGCGGCGTATGTGTTGACAGGAACCGTAACTTCCGATCCGGTCTCCGATGCTGTCCCTGGCCGCTTTCTGGTGGGGAAAGCCACGCCAGCCGACAGTATCGTTGCCTTACGCTTTGCCGCAGACGGCGGAGTATTGCCATACATTTACCTGAACAATTTGCAGGGTGGCTTCCTGTCGGGTGCCCCGCTTGCTTTTCCCGATGGGGAATTGTCTTCAAGTGCTTTGTTAGTGTCCGGAGATCTCGATGGAGACGGCAGCGACGATATCGGGATCGTAGATCCCTCGCGAGAAACCTTTTGGTTTGGCCGCGGTGATGGAAGCGGAGCTTTCCAGTTCTCGAAACTTACGGGCTTGCCTGCTGGGATTAGCTCCGCCGCCTTCTCCCGTATCAATGACACCGGGGTCGTCGTGCTGCGCACTCCCGATGGTTTGGCTGTGGTGGGCGGTTTCGGCAGCCACTTGTTTGTGCAAGGGTTGCAGGCGCAGCCTGGGGCTCAATTCTTCGATGATCTGTTTGGCCGTGGGCACGCCATCTTGGGACTGGCAGATTCCGATGGTCTGAAGGTTATGGATGCGAGCACAACGCAAAGCGCGATCCTCACGGCGAGCACCTGCTCCATTGAGAATGCCCTCCCAGCAAGTGTGGCCACATCAGGGCGGTCTCTGGCCAAAGATCTGCTGGTGGTGAGCGATTGTGGACAGACGCGGACTGTACGTCTGCTGGTCAACCCAGCGGACGTAATTGTTGGTACCGTTCTGGGAGATTACGGAAAGCTATCTGACAATGGGGTCTCGATCGGTGTCGTTGTGCATTCGGTCGCTGGGACACAAGCTCCGAGTGGAGACGTAGTGCTTGGCTATGAGGGTAAAGTCTTCCAACGGAAGTCGCTGGAAGACGGCAAGGCTGTATTTCACATCCAGCTCCAAGCTGGAGTGAACCATTTGGCGGTGTATTACAGTGGCGATCAGCAGTATGCACCGTACCGGGCCAAGTTTACAGTCCGTCTTCCGTCGCCATCTCCGAACCGTCCCCCAAGCCAGCCGCTGGCGCAACCTGGAGAGCAGCTTTCCTTAAGAAAGCAATGGGATGGTTTGGTGTTCGATCAGCGCTCAGAGGAGCGAGTGCGTTTCCTTGCTACGGCCAATCATTTGTCTGGAAGCTTCTGGTTGGCAAATGGTCCGTCCTCAGAGAACTGCATCCAGGATCAATTCGATGGAATTCAACTGACGAACTGCACCGCTTCAGCACCAGCGTACACAGCCACCGTGTACAGCAATACCAAAGCGTATATCACATTCCAAGACAACTCATACGACTGCGGCGGCGAGACCGGTATTTGTAATACCGGGTATTCCACCTATTCCAGCTCAGTAACGGACAACGGTGTGGCCCTGGATTCTCTAACGCCCACCCAAGCAACCGAGCAAGGCTGGTGCAATGATCCGTATGGGGATGGGACCTGCGCGGGCGGGTCAGGCATCGAAGAGACCCAAGAGCAATATCAGACGGCCTGGGGTCCGAATCTGACGGTGGGCAGCCATAATCTTGTGGTCCGGTGGAGCAATGGGGACAGCTATAGCTTCACTGAGAATGTGCTGCCTGCAATCTCCTGGAGCACACCGGCCCCCATACCGGTTGGTACGCCACTCTCTAGCACACAATTAAGTGCCACGTTTCACGAGAGTGGGTCTTGTTCGTACAACTATCCCAACGGATATGTATTTGCATCCCCTGGCACCTATACGCTGACAGTCACCTGTAATCCTTCTGACACGACCGACTATGCTCAGGCAACTGCGTCCGTGTCTCTGGTAGTGCAAGGCAAGGCTACTCCGACTTTGAGAGTGAGCTGCTCTCCAACCACAATTACGTATGGCTTGCAGACAACGACATGCTCGTCAAGTTTGACGGGCGGATCTTCTCCGACCGGCAGCGAATCTTGGACCATCAATGGTACGACATGGACATCTACCGGGATCAATGGTAGTGTTAGCGGACTGTCCGGCAAGAGTCCTGGCACTTACACGATCACTGCCACGTACAGCGGCGACGCAAACAATAACTCTGTAAGCGCATCGCAGACTGTGACCATCCAGAAAGCTCCTTCCTCGATCTCCGCAGTCTGTTCGCCAAATCCTGTGACATTTGGCAACAGTTACACCTGCACAGCCACAGTCACTGCGGGTGCAACGGGGACGGTGACCTGGCCGAGCGTTTTTGGTGGCCAGACCACGACTCTATCAGGCGGAACTACTTCTACCTCGTTACAGCCGGCCACAGCCAATGCGGGTACGTATACGGGGACCGTGGTGTACAACGGCGATGGTGTATACGGATCATCTTCGACATCGATCACTCTGGTCGTCAGCAAGGCAACGCCCAGCATCAGTCTGTCTGCCACACCGAATCCTTCCACATACGGTGCTGGGGTCACGCTCACAGCCACAGTCACTGCGGGTGCAACGGGGACGGTGACCTTCCTTGACGGGACCACGCCCCTGGGAACGGGCACGATATCGAATGCTGTGGCTATGATCTCCGTCGCTGGGTTGAGCCCAGGCACGCACACGATCACTGCCACCTACAGCGGGGACGCAAACAATAACTCTGTAAGCGCATCGCAGACTGTGACCGTGAACGCTGCTGTAGCGTTAGCGTGCTCCCCAGGGACCACGACCATTGGCACAAAGATCTCCTGTACTGCAACCGTCCCGGCCGCAGACGGAACGGTGTATTTCTTCTGGCCAAGCACTCTGACTGGTGAATGGTGGAACGGCACGAGCACGTCATGGTATCCCGGCAATGGAGGCCGCCTTGCAAGCCCACCGGTAGCGATCACGCACGATGCCACGTTGAATTACAACGTAGCCCCGAGCCAGTCTGGAATGCCAAATAGCTGGCCGAACGCGCTGGCCGCGCCGAGCGGGGTGAATCAGACCTACGTATATGCGCGCTGGACTGGCAGCTTTGTATCGCCAGTCTCTGGCACCTACACAATCGGGGTAAATTCCGATGACGGGGCAAATGTGTTTGTCAACGGGACCCAGCTCGTGGCGAACCTTGCTGGGGTGCAGGGAGCAGCGTCGAACTTAACGTATATGCAATCTGGCACCATCGCTTTGACTGCGGGTGCCGTGAACACGATCGTCGTGGAATATCAGCAAGGAGTAGGCCCTGGTGGCATACAGCTCCTATGGACCATTCCCGGCTCGACCACTCCCACACTGCTTGGCTGGGGAGCGATTCCCGTCAACACGAGCCAGCAGGCGTCCATTTCTGGAGAACTTCTTACGGCAGGCAGCTCTACGGTCACAGCGGTATGGTCTGGAGACTCGAATTATTCTAGTGCCAGCGCCACAGCTACCATCACGGCAACTGCAGGTTCCTCCGACACAATCGCGTCCAGTACGAACCCATCGACAGTGGGCCAAAGTGTCACATTTTCCGGTCTAGTGCATACCGGGGGGCCTGCACCCACGTCCTCCGTGGTCTTCGCGGACAACGGCACAAATCTGTCGAGCCAAGGGGTATCGGCGCTATCCACCTTCAATATGGTTCCCGATTCGAATTTTTATGGGGCGTCCTACTGGTCCAGGCCCGGTGCGATGTCTATCGCTCAGATTTCGATTGGTTCGGGCACAAGTGGTGCATTCGCATACTCCGGTACCGGATCTTCTGTGAGTGGCATCTGGAGCCAGTCCATGACTATGGCGGTGACGGCCGGGCAAACCTACACATTGTCTGGCTACATTGATGCGTCACAAGTGACCGCTGGCTGTCCACAGTGGGAGGTAACGGACCCTTCGCGGACAACGGTATACGGCTCCATATGTCCTATGGCGGGCTCCAAGGGAAGGTTCAGTGTGACCTTCACGGTTCCGAATGGGGTAACCAGTGCAGTGGTGCTTGCTGGCGCTACGAACATGACGGTGTCCGCCGGCGGAATGGTGTACTGGGCTCAGCCGCAGCTTGAAAGCGCTGCAGCCGCCGGTCCATACATTTTGACCGATGCGGTACCGCGAGCGGGCTATGGTGGCCAAGCAAGTTACAGTACATCCACACTGGCGCCAGGCACACACCCCATCACGATGGCCTATCAAGGAGACCCGCTAGTGTCGTCCAGCACCTCTCTCAGTCTCCAGCAGGTGGTCCAGAAAGCTCCTTCCTCGATCTCCGCAGTCTGTTCGCCAAATCCTGTGACATTTGGCAACAGTTACACCTGCACAGCCACAGTCACTGCGGGTGCAACGGGGACGGTGACCTGGCCGAGCGTTTTTGGTGGCCAGACCACGACTCTATCAGGCGGAACTACTTCTACCTCGTTACAGCCGGCCACAGCCAATGCGGGTACGTATACGGGGACCGTGGTGTACAACGGCGATGGTGTATACGGATCATCTTCGACATCGATCACTCTGGTCGTCAGCAAGGCAACGCCCAGCATCAGTCTGTCTGCCACACCGAATCCTTCCACATACGGTGCTGGGGTCACGCTCACAGCCACAGTCACTGCGGGTGCAACGGGGACGGTGACCTTCCTTGACGGGACCACGCCCCTGGGAACGGGCACGATATCGAATGCTGTGGCTATGATCTCCGTCGCTGGGTTGAGCCCAGGCACGCACACGATCACTGCCACCTACAGCGGGGACGCAAACAATAATGGAGTGACCAGCACTACCTTAACTCAGGTGGTGAACAAGGCACCGGTGACGGTGACAGGGAAATCCACCCCAAATCCCTCTACCTACGGGGACACAATTACGCTGACATTTCAATTTTCCGGGGCAGGTGCCGTGCCTACTGGCACAGCGACCATATCGGTTGATGGCACTGCGCTCGCGACCGTGCCCTTGGACACGTCGGGCAACGCGCACTACACAACATCTTCGCTGACAGCGGGTAGCCACACCATCGTGGCTACCTACAACGGAAACTCAAACTATTTTTAA
- a CDS encoding ImmA/IrrE family metallo-endopeptidase, with protein sequence MLRSSTALLLFMCSLSAVAQNEISASSLFLKPGEPVPQECQQAAQLFAHLAAIYPHPKSGWHFVIVCDDNSWDAVMQKMGLVDGLTHYGETEIDRRITLFRGRKLIHPDTGVSPEFIVAHELAHIMLHSRNEQIVDLTARKWVENFRNPIVQSKGPSNY encoded by the coding sequence ATGTTGCGATCCAGCACTGCACTTTTGCTGTTCATGTGTTCCCTCTCCGCCGTGGCGCAGAACGAGATCAGCGCCAGTTCTCTCTTTCTGAAGCCGGGTGAACCTGTCCCCCAGGAATGCCAGCAGGCGGCACAGCTATTTGCACACTTGGCGGCCATCTACCCCCACCCAAAATCAGGCTGGCACTTCGTCATCGTTTGTGATGACAATTCCTGGGACGCAGTGATGCAAAAAATGGGGCTCGTAGATGGGCTGACCCACTACGGTGAGACGGAAATCGATAGGCGCATCACGCTTTTTCGTGGCCGCAAACTTATCCATCCCGACACAGGTGTTTCGCCGGAATTTATTGTAGCGCACGAACTCGCGCATATCATGCTGCACAGCAGGAACGAACAGATCGTCGATCTGACTGCGCGAAAATGGGTTGAGAACTTCCGCAATCCAATCGTTCAGAGTAAAGGCCCAAGCAATTATTGA